The genomic segment gacctctTGAGTGCCGAAGGAGAAATTCTCCTCGTCAGCtacggcggcgaggatgacgtCGCCGCGCAGTAACGCGGAGcttgatgccgatgccgatgccgataacgacgacgacgacgatgacagtGACGAGGAGGATTCAGTGTTGATAAACcgggccatggcggccatggctgCGGCGACACCGGCCTTCATATCCGCGGCCCCGCGGCCGAAGATGCggcctccgtcgtcgtccggctTCAGGTCTCCGCTCAGCGGGTCTAGGTCCGGCGAGTAACTCGACAAGCTGACGGTGTCGATATGTCCATTAAGCATGAGGgacttgccgccgccgccgcggccgcggagaacgccgacgacggagggCCGGCCGGGCTTCGCCGTCTCCAGCCAGTGGGTTTCGATGCCGCGGTGCTGGAGCCAGGCGGAGATGTAGGCCGCGACCTCCGTCTCCCCCGCGCCCGACGCCGCGGACAGGTCCGGGTTCGAGGAGTCGATGGACGTGAGGATCTGCGTCAGTTTGACGgggtcgtcgacggagacGTCCAGGGGCGTCTTGTAGCTCCGCCGGCCCTCGGTGTTCAgcagcacgacgacggcatcctTCGAGAGGAACCCGGGTCTCGGGCTGACCTGTGCGAGCCGTCGAAGAGCCgcgacggtggcgccgcCACAGGGGCCGCTGTTGACGCCCTTGGTCCCGAGGtactcgacgccctcgtgcGCCTCCAAGTCGGAGACGGTGGCGCTGGCGTCGATGCCCGCCTGGAGGTCGTCAAAGGCCGTTAGCGAGACGGTGCCGCAGTTGAGGCCCTCCATGATGGTCCGCGACGTGTGCACCGAGACCGGCCTTCCCGCCGTGAGGCTCGTCCAGAGACACGGCGCGGTAtcgggctcgacggcgaggacggcgcaGTCCCGGCCGTCGGACTTGCAGTGAGAGACGACGGCGTGCGCCAGGGacccgacgccgacgggggTGACCAGCAGAGACGGCTTGAGGCCCCTTTCGGCGACCTgctgctcggcctcgaggacgagggtcGAGTACCCCTCGACGATCCAGGCGGGGATCTGCTCGTACCCCTCGAACGCGTTGTCCTGGATCAGCAGCCCGCCGGAGATCGACGCGGCGGCCctcgcggcctcggcgacggcctcgtcgtagTGGGCGTCGCTCACGACGACGTGCGCGCCCTCGGAGGCGATGCGcgtgacggcgtcgtcggacACGGTGCTCGGGATGTAGATGTGCGCCGGCACGCCGAGGATgcgggccatggcggcgacggcgcggccgtgGTTCccctcggtggcggcgtaCAGCGAGACGGAGTTTTTCCGGGCGGCCTCTgcgacctgctcgagggGCGTGTCGGCGGGCAGGCCGAGGTGTGTGGTGACGGCGCGGTAGGTGCCCCATGACGCGCCGAGGATCTTGAAGGACGGGAGGCCGAGCCTGTTGCTCTCGTCTTTGAGGAAGACGGCCCTGACGCCGAGCTCCCTGGCGACTTCATCAAGAGAGACGAGGGGCGTCGTTGCGAAGGAGGGGAGCTGCTGATGGAAAGCCTGGGCGAGGGGTGCGTTGTCGACGGGGCGGACAGAGCGGCCCGTCGAGTGGTTGAGGTAGACGCCGCGTGCGTGGGCcatgtcgatgatgatgatgatgatgatgatgacgctGCTAatggaagaaaagaaaagaggcaCGTGTGTGTAGTGACGGGTTTTATACTTGTATCTTTATATGAGTTCAGTTCTGCACGACTTCCCACTCCGAAGCCGCCGTCACTCTGCCCGGTCTTGTTACCGGGGCAAACCCGgacccggcgccgtccgGTTCGGCGGAGAGGAACCaacacacacagacacatGTGGATACATATTGGAGAAGGTGGAGAACATGTCAATGAAAGGCGCATCAGGCGTGATTACGAAATCGTCCAAACAAAGATGAAGCCCATAGTcgtagtagtagtagtagccACTCTCACGAGTTAGTGACTCATATCGTACGTATTACACCAACCTCACCACCAGGACAGCCATTATAAAACCTTTTTGGCCCGTCCAAAACTGTCATTCGAGCCTTGTTGACGCCCCATCTCATCCTGTCCTCATACCCAGACCCTCTTCTCACCCCGTTACCCTCCGCCCTTAATCGACACAACATGGAGCTCCCTTACACcaccgtcgacgtcttcACCGACAAGCCCTTCGAGGGCAACCCGCTGGCCATCGTGACGATCCCGGCCTCAGTCTCCCTCACGcaggagcagaagcaggccaTCGCGAGAGAGTTCAACTACTCCGAGACGACCTTTGTGCATGAGATTGCTGactcgtcttcgtcgtcatcgtccgaGCGGCGCTTCGACATCTTCACGACGCACGAGGAGCTCCCCTTCGCCGGCCACCCGACCGTCGGcaccgccgtcttcctcaagccccgcggcgtcgacaagctgctcgccaaggccggccccatcgccatcgagcACACGGCCGCCGACTCGgtccgcgccgccatcccgCACAACACCCACCTCCACCAGAAGCGCCTCCGCGACCTCGGTCCGGGACCCCAcagcgacgccgtcaagcagctcgccgacgccgaggccgacgcgcCCGTCTtcagcatcgtcgacggcatgACCTTCGCCCTCATCGAGCTGCCCTCGCtcgaggcgctggcgctggccaagATGGGGCCGATGAACTTCCGCAAGCACGAGCTGCTAGACGAGGGCTGGCGCGACTCCTTCATCACGCGGTACTACTTTGtgcgcctcggcgccgagacgcTCGATGGTGGCCGCGTCGTGCACCGGATTCGGACGCGCATGATCGAGCCGGACCTCGAGGACCCCGCCACGGGCAGCGCCGCCTGCGCGCTGTCGAGCTACCTGAGCCTGCACGAGCTGGCCGGGCGGGATTTAGGCTTCGAGATCACACAGGGCGTCGAGATGGGCCGCCGGAGCAACATCTACGTCGACGCGACGGTGGGCGAGGGGCCCGACGGCGCACGCAGGTTGGAGACGCTGCATCTGGGGGGCAAGGCCACGAGGGTCATGAGCGGCACCATCTTTGTGAGGTGAATTGTGGGTGACGACGAGAGCCTAGACTATGCATATATATTGTGATGACGGCGGGAAAATGGGCACCGAGTTGCTGTGTCTTGGCTTACGTAGGGTAAACTGTACCCATCACGGCATAATATCTACTTAGTCAAGGTAAAGATCAAGATCATTTATCCAATAGAACAATGTAAAACTTGTACAAGAGTAAAGAACCCTAGAGCACAAACCAGCAAGCTCAGAGGTTGATGTTCAGGCCAAGCGTGTTGTTGAACGTCACGGTGCCCCAGTACGGCTCCTGGCCGGCGTTGCCCACGTTGACGTAGGTGCTCTCGGAGAAGATGCCGTGCCTCGCCAGCGCCACGAGCCAGTCCTTGATGTCGCCCTCGAACGAGCCcccctcgaggtcgccgaaCTGGCCGGCCTCGGGCGCCAGCAGCGAGGACACGGTGATGCCCGTGTCCGTGTTCTTCCCCTGGTACAGTTTCCAGCCGTCCTTGCC from the Colletotrichum destructivum chromosome 10, complete sequence genome contains:
- a CDS encoding Putative tryptophan synthase beta chain-like, PALP domain, peptidase M20 yields the protein MAHARGVYLNHSTGRSVRPVDNAPLAQAFHQQLPSFATTPLVSLDEVARELGVRAVFLKDESNRLGLPSFKILGASWGTYRAVTTHLGLPADTPLEQVAEAARKNSVSLYAATEGNHGRAVAAMARILGVPAHIYIPSTVSDDAVTRIASEGAHVVVSDAHYDEAVAEAARAAASISGGLLIQDNAFEGYEQIPAWIVEGYSTLVLEAEQQVAERGLKPSLLVTPVGVGSLAHAVVSHCKSDGRDCAVLAVEPDTAPCLWTSLTAGRPVSVHTSRTIMEGLNCGTVSLTAFDDLQAGIDASATVSDLEAHEGVEYLGTKGVNSGPCGGATVAALRRLAQVSPRPGFLSKDAVVVLLNTEGRRSYKTPLDVSVDDPVKLTQILTSIDSSNPDLSAASGAGETEVAAYISAWLQHRGIETHWLETAKPGRPSVVGVLRGRGGGGKSLMLNGHIDTVSLSSYSPDLDPLSGDLKPDDDGGRIFGRGAADMKAGVAAAMAAMARFINTESSSSLSSSSSSLSASASASSSALLRGDVILAAVADEENFSFGTQEVLDAGWRADAAIIPEPTSQEVVIAHKGFVWVEIDVLGVAAHGSMPDQGVDAILLAGAVQTALLEYAGTLPEDPRLGRASLHGGLIRGGEEPSSYPARCTLTVEFRTVPPQTPASILADVEGILRRVASGNPGLKYAPPRVTFSRPFFGMDEGDGFVKTFLSGVSSSLGVDAPAPAALSFWCDAALLYEAGIPSIVYGPKGHGIHSKEEWVSVASIREVTTVLETVIKDFCA
- a CDS encoding Putative phenazine biosynthesis PhzF encodes the protein MELPYTTVDVFTDKPFEGNPLAIVTIPASVSLTQEQKQAIAREFNYSETTFVHEIADSSSSSSSERRFDIFTTHEELPFAGHPTVGTAVFLKPRGVDKLLAKAGPIAIEHTAADSVRAAIPHNTHLHQKRLRDLGPGPHSDAVKQLADAEADAPVFSIVDGMTFALIELPSLEALALAKMGPMNFRKHELLDEGWRDSFITRYYFVRLGAETLDGGRVVHRIRTRMIEPDLEDPATGSAACALSSYLSLHELAGRDLGFEITQGVEMGRRSNIYVDATVGEGPDGARRLETLHLGGKATRVMSGTIFVR